One window of Streptomyces sp. NBC_00273 genomic DNA carries:
- a CDS encoding ABC transporter ATP-binding protein has product MTTNQPSAEPATAASQPTPGPGHGAVVHADRLTVAYGTFVAVRNVSFRILPGEVFGLVGPNGAGKTSIVEAVGGLRPVRGGAVTVCGHDPRRDRAAVTRLLGMQLQESQFPSRARVGELCDLYEAIYRAPGSAAALLEAFGLAERRRSLIADLSGGMRQRLALALAQIGDVRLVILDELTTGLDPHQRRETWRSVLDLAARGVAVLLTSHAMDEVEALCGRVGVLRSGELVALDAPARLTEAHAGPSTFVVDLGDPSTGTSRPAGIEERLGGLGLTRLSGAPDRWEFAGSYPADYDRIVGLLARSGLPPSAVSRRTPTFEDAYLRLVGASAAKEGA; this is encoded by the coding sequence GTGACCACCAACCAGCCATCCGCCGAACCGGCGACGGCCGCGTCACAGCCGACGCCCGGCCCCGGGCACGGCGCCGTCGTCCACGCAGACCGGCTGACCGTCGCCTACGGCACGTTCGTCGCCGTCCGCAACGTCTCGTTCCGGATCCTCCCCGGGGAGGTGTTCGGGCTCGTCGGACCGAACGGGGCGGGCAAGACCTCGATCGTCGAGGCGGTCGGCGGCCTGCGGCCCGTACGCGGCGGCGCGGTCACGGTCTGTGGCCACGACCCCCGCCGCGACCGCGCCGCGGTCACCCGGCTGCTCGGTATGCAGCTCCAGGAATCCCAGTTCCCCAGCCGGGCCCGGGTCGGTGAGCTGTGCGACCTCTACGAGGCGATCTACCGGGCACCCGGCTCCGCAGCAGCGCTGCTGGAAGCCTTCGGCCTCGCCGAGCGCCGCCGCAGCCTGATCGCCGACCTCTCCGGCGGCATGCGCCAGCGGCTGGCCCTGGCCCTCGCCCAGATCGGCGACGTCCGCCTGGTCATCCTCGATGAACTCACCACCGGCCTCGACCCGCACCAGCGCCGGGAGACGTGGCGCTCGGTCCTCGACCTCGCCGCCCGCGGCGTCGCGGTGCTGCTCACCTCGCACGCGATGGACGAGGTCGAGGCGCTTTGCGGCCGGGTGGGCGTGCTGCGCTCCGGGGAGCTGGTCGCGCTCGACGCGCCGGCGCGGCTGACCGAGGCGCACGCGGGCCCATCCACCTTCGTGGTTGACCTCGGAGACCCGAGCACGGGCACCAGCCGGCCCGCCGGGATCGAGGAGCGGCTTGGCGGCCTCGGGCTGACCCGGCTGTCCGGCGCGCCGGACCGGTGGGAGTTCGCCGGTAGCTACCCCGCCGACTACGACCGCATCGTGGGTCTGCTCGCGCGGTCCGGACTCCCGCCGTCGGCTGTGAGCCGTCGTACCCCGACGTTCGAGGACGCCTACCTGAGGCTGGTCGGCGCCTCCGCCGCGAAGGAAGGGGCCTGA
- a CDS encoding FAD-dependent monooxygenase: protein MNDAMNDASNGGSDVVIVGAGPTGLTLACDLALRGLTPRILDRREAPHRESRGKALRPGSLEVFARFGVADRITDIGRSHVVFRKYFDGAHAADTPVDDACLIGQWQVEEVLRERLASLGVQVEFGAEVTGIEQDDDGVSITLADGRSLRSGYLAGCDGGRSTVRKQLGISFEGYGGDGEQAMVVGDVRAPGLSREYWHQWFTSDGGAMMLCPIPDTVSFQLQASPETDAEGRALPPSLEGFQRLFDRHARMAGIRLTDATWLSTWRVNVRMATRMREGRVFLAGDAAHVHPIAGGFGMNTGIEDAATLGRALGGEIPLEAYEAERLPAAAHLLADTSARMERVMAAVATPGTGVEAVLD from the coding sequence ATGAACGACGCAATGAACGACGCATCGAACGGCGGGAGCGACGTCGTCATCGTGGGCGCCGGCCCGACCGGCCTGACGCTTGCCTGCGACCTGGCGCTGCGCGGCTTGACGCCGCGGATCCTGGACCGGCGAGAGGCACCGCACCGGGAGTCCCGCGGCAAGGCACTGCGACCGGGCAGCCTGGAAGTGTTCGCGCGGTTCGGGGTAGCCGACCGGATCACCGACATCGGCCGCTCGCACGTGGTCTTCCGCAAGTACTTCGACGGCGCGCACGCCGCGGACACGCCCGTCGACGACGCCTGCCTGATCGGCCAGTGGCAGGTGGAGGAGGTGCTGCGCGAGCGGCTGGCCTCCCTCGGCGTCCAGGTCGAGTTCGGCGCCGAGGTCACCGGGATCGAGCAGGACGACGACGGGGTGAGTATCACCCTGGCGGACGGGCGGTCCCTGAGGTCCGGGTACCTCGCCGGCTGCGACGGTGGGCGCAGCACCGTGCGCAAGCAGCTGGGTATCTCCTTCGAGGGGTACGGCGGCGACGGCGAGCAGGCGATGGTGGTCGGTGATGTCCGGGCACCGGGCCTGAGCCGGGAGTACTGGCACCAGTGGTTCACCTCCGACGGCGGAGCGATGATGCTCTGCCCGATACCGGACACCGTCTCCTTCCAGCTCCAGGCCTCTCCCGAGACCGATGCTGAGGGTCGTGCGCTGCCGCCGTCGCTGGAGGGCTTCCAGCGGCTCTTCGACCGCCACGCCCGGATGGCCGGCATCCGCCTGACGGACGCCACCTGGCTGTCGACCTGGCGGGTCAACGTCCGGATGGCCACCCGGATGCGGGAGGGCCGCGTCTTCCTCGCCGGCGACGCGGCGCACGTCCACCCGATAGCCGGCGGGTTCGGGATGAACACCGGCATCGAGGATGCCGCGACCCTGGGGCGCGCCCTGGGTGGGGAGATACCCCTGGAGGCCTACGAGGCCGAACGTCTCCCGGCCGCGGCACACCTGCTGGCCGACACCAGCGCACGGATGGAACGCGTGATGGCGGCGGTCGCGACACCGGGCACCGGCGTGGAGGCCGTGCTCGACTGA
- a CDS encoding lamin tail domain-containing protein has product MSSASSSVRRIAATVVAAGAVVSAVALPAAAADGDRHHQRPRVEISRVQADSPGRDDHSNRSLNAEWVEITNTTRDAINLRGWTLRDSDGNRYRFDNVRIGSRATIRIHTGNGRDTRTDLFQDRREYIWGNRADTATLRDDRGRTVDTETWGRR; this is encoded by the coding sequence ATGTCTTCTGCTTCTTCCTCCGTTCGTCGTATCGCCGCCACGGTCGTGGCTGCCGGCGCGGTCGTCTCTGCGGTCGCGCTGCCGGCGGCCGCCGCGGATGGTGACCGTCACCACCAGCGGCCGCGGGTGGAGATCAGCCGGGTCCAGGCCGACAGCCCCGGACGTGACGACCACTCGAACCGGTCCCTGAACGCGGAGTGGGTGGAGATCACCAACACCACCCGCGACGCCATCAACCTCCGCGGCTGGACCCTGCGTGACAGCGACGGCAACCGCTACCGCTTCGACAACGTCCGCATCGGTAGCCGCGCTACCATCCGCATCCACACCGGCAACGGCCGCGACACCCGCACCGACCTCTTTCAGGACCGCCGCGAGTACATCTGGGGCAACCGCGCCGACACCGCCACCCTGCGTGACGACCGCGGCCGCACCGTCGACACCGAAACCTGGGGCCGCCGCTAA
- a CDS encoding SagB/ThcOx family dehydrogenase gives MSLKDSQEAVSDHLDHNSHLATVAAFGQQHTSVSMYSATTVVRAPESVVRGRWSPVVHGFLGEELLLNHRRSGRDLGMQLGVSRFYGHDAVLSTAHSDLAERTDGAIALPPHRRLRSGLTDTVGTRRSGRGFSGKPVSLEELATVLWHAQGVSGSLPVPTARDGDAAVALRNAPSGGGLYPVRLAVLAQHVKGLAPGAYEYQPHGHTLFPYPPTSRPVELSRQLPTADMEVDKAALALVYVYDLYGNSQKYGDSGLVFALIEVGGISQNVHLARTSLGLIGCDQGGYDKQALERTLGCDGTSRHVVHLTLLGHGEA, from the coding sequence ATGTCACTGAAGGACTCGCAGGAAGCCGTCTCCGACCACCTGGACCACAACAGCCATCTGGCGACGGTGGCGGCCTTCGGTCAGCAACACACCTCCGTATCGATGTACAGCGCGACGACGGTGGTGCGGGCTCCGGAGTCGGTGGTGCGCGGCCGATGGAGTCCAGTCGTGCACGGCTTCCTGGGTGAGGAGCTGCTGCTCAACCACCGCCGCAGCGGTCGGGATCTCGGGATGCAGTTGGGTGTATCGAGGTTCTACGGCCACGACGCCGTGCTCTCCACCGCGCACAGCGACCTCGCGGAGCGGACGGACGGGGCGATCGCCCTGCCCCCGCACCGGCGGCTGCGCAGCGGTCTGACGGACACGGTCGGCACCCGGCGCAGCGGTCGGGGGTTCTCGGGGAAGCCGGTGTCGCTGGAGGAGTTGGCCACGGTGCTGTGGCACGCGCAAGGGGTGTCGGGCAGCCTGCCGGTGCCGACGGCCCGGGACGGCGATGCCGCCGTGGCGTTGCGCAACGCGCCCTCGGGCGGCGGGTTGTACCCGGTCCGGCTGGCGGTGCTCGCCCAGCACGTGAAGGGCCTGGCCCCGGGCGCGTACGAGTACCAGCCGCACGGCCACACCCTCTTCCCGTACCCGCCGACATCGCGGCCGGTCGAGTTGAGCCGGCAGCTACCGACGGCGGACATGGAGGTCGACAAGGCCGCCCTGGCCCTGGTGTACGTCTACGACCTGTACGGCAACTCGCAGAAGTACGGGGACAGCGGGTTGGTGTTCGCGCTGATCGAAGTCGGTGGCATCTCGCAGAACGTGCACCTGGCCCGGACCTCGCTGGGCCTGATCGGCTGCGACCAGGGCGGGTACGACAAGCAGGCGCTGGAACGGACACTCGGTTGCGACGGCACGTCGCGCCACGTGGTGCACCTGACGCTCCTGGGACACGGAGAGGCCTGA
- a CDS encoding class I SAM-dependent methyltransferase — MPAAHPPLAEQVPATAYLTALARARATADPDGVLRDPYADRFARRCPNSIARVTRHTAGTSVVIARTLAVDRLLSELLPAESWDVCVNLGAGFDARTHRLDWPGSCRVVEIDCAPVLDLKDRLLPVATAPVPVERVRCDLREPAALAKLLQPRTTGRRTLFVAEGLLAYLTAGQVRALAGAAGEAAGAGSAWICDVLSPASARTLTVAARAAGTALTMHGLTDLAAFEEAGWHCERLELLPTARPPIGPTGAGEQLPDGVLRLRRVAS, encoded by the coding sequence GTGCCGGCCGCCCACCCTCCGCTCGCCGAACAGGTCCCCGCCACCGCGTACCTCACCGCGCTCGCCCGGGCTCGCGCGACGGCCGATCCGGACGGCGTGCTGCGCGACCCCTACGCCGACCGCTTCGCCCGCCGCTGCCCGAACTCCATCGCGCGCGTCACCCGACACACCGCGGGAACGTCCGTCGTCATCGCCCGCACCCTCGCGGTCGACCGCCTGCTGTCAGAGCTGCTGCCGGCCGAGTCCTGGGACGTCTGCGTCAACCTCGGCGCCGGGTTCGACGCCCGTACCCACCGCCTGGATTGGCCCGGCTCCTGTCGGGTGGTCGAGATCGACTGTGCCCCCGTCCTCGACCTCAAGGACCGCCTGCTGCCCGTCGCGACGGCGCCCGTCCCGGTGGAACGAGTCCGCTGCGACCTACGCGAACCCGCCGCCCTCGCCAAGCTCCTGCAGCCCCGCACGACGGGTCGCAGAACCCTCTTCGTGGCTGAGGGGCTGCTCGCCTACCTCACCGCGGGCCAGGTCCGTGCCCTGGCCGGGGCGGCGGGCGAAGCGGCCGGCGCCGGCAGCGCATGGATCTGCGACGTCCTCTCCCCGGCTTCCGCACGCACCCTCACCGTCGCCGCCCGCGCCGCCGGAACGGCCCTGACCATGCACGGCCTCACCGACCTCGCCGCCTTCGAGGAGGCCGGCTGGCACTGCGAACGCCTCGAACTCCTGCCCACGGCACGGCCACCCATCGGCCCCACCGGCGCGGGCGAACAACTGCCCGACGGTGTGCTGCGGCTGAGGAGGGTCGCTTCCTAA
- the soxR gene encoding redox-sensitive transcriptional activator SoxR yields the protein MTSYRSGAERAAPDDWLSIGEVSARTGAAVSALRFYEELGLIASERDNRNQRRYPRHMLRRIALISVAKRIGIPLQDLREAFTDVPLDRPPSHQEWQLASRGWKRRLEERRQTIERLEAELTGCIGCGCLSMKACALLNPGDALAEDGVGPRRL from the coding sequence ATGACGAGCTACCGTTCCGGCGCCGAACGGGCCGCGCCTGACGACTGGCTGAGCATCGGCGAGGTGAGCGCGCGGACCGGAGCGGCGGTCTCCGCACTGCGGTTCTACGAAGAGCTCGGCCTGATCGCGTCCGAACGCGACAATCGCAACCAGCGCCGCTACCCGCGGCACATGCTGCGCCGGATCGCATTGATCTCGGTGGCAAAACGGATCGGCATCCCGTTGCAGGACCTCCGGGAGGCGTTCACCGATGTGCCGCTCGACCGTCCGCCGAGTCACCAGGAGTGGCAACTCGCCTCGCGTGGCTGGAAGCGTCGGCTGGAGGAGCGCCGGCAGACCATCGAGCGGCTCGAGGCCGAGCTCACCGGATGCATCGGCTGCGGATGCCTGTCGATGAAGGCCTGCGCCCTACTGAACCCGGGCGACGCGCTCGCCGAGGACGGAGTCGGGCCCCGAAGGCTGTGA
- a CDS encoding YcaO-like family protein, translated as MSGIPILGHPGMGEALARYGRIGGNQGGILPGMLVSVAAVEGEPYLRSATAAMPQYHRLALDDPHMQMQYHLAGYGSTHEEAVTRLTGEAVERYAAIMAMPLFAERVEYASYRSLSSRHRCLPPELLGVFDAEQQRQVARMMHRYSPELPTEDDVIAWIACPSLTRPGEEVYLPAQLVFLGFRSDPGAADKLFTPSFSTGTAAHVSLDKALLGALVEAVQIDAFILNWYTGAKAPLIDLDADGRELLAAAGLAPDGPYEVRASLLTRPELPLPNIGVTLVRQDGKLPYIAFGLQADPDPRRALLRGAAEATAILGIGMFSTVFDLPNVHFAQTSSAYTDLDTNVLWFAAPGEAERKLTAVESRVDGRIGFAALPSYADGDTAAIRRLLADLAGVSEFAGYLDFTPPELADTPWRVVRAVVPELLSMCLPGFPPKGHPRMREHGGVTHVVPHPLP; from the coding sequence ATGAGCGGCATCCCTATCCTGGGCCACCCCGGGATGGGCGAGGCGCTCGCCCGGTACGGGCGGATCGGCGGCAACCAGGGCGGGATCCTGCCCGGCATGCTGGTCTCGGTCGCCGCGGTGGAGGGCGAGCCGTACCTGCGCTCGGCCACGGCAGCGATGCCGCAGTACCACCGGCTGGCGCTGGACGACCCGCACATGCAGATGCAGTACCACCTGGCCGGCTACGGCTCGACCCACGAGGAGGCGGTGACCCGGCTCACCGGCGAGGCGGTGGAGCGCTACGCGGCGATCATGGCGATGCCGTTGTTCGCGGAGCGCGTCGAGTACGCGTCCTACCGTTCGCTGTCCTCCCGGCACCGGTGCCTGCCGCCGGAGCTGCTGGGCGTCTTCGACGCCGAACAGCAGCGGCAGGTCGCCCGGATGATGCACCGGTACTCGCCGGAGCTGCCGACCGAGGACGACGTGATCGCGTGGATCGCCTGCCCGTCGCTCACCCGGCCCGGCGAGGAGGTGTACCTGCCTGCGCAGCTGGTCTTCCTCGGCTTCCGAAGCGACCCGGGCGCGGCCGACAAACTGTTCACCCCTTCGTTCTCGACCGGGACCGCGGCCCATGTGTCGCTCGACAAGGCGCTGCTCGGCGCACTCGTCGAGGCCGTGCAGATCGACGCCTTCATCCTCAATTGGTACACCGGGGCCAAGGCTCCGCTGATCGACCTGGACGCGGACGGCCGCGAGCTGCTCGCAGCGGCGGGGCTTGCCCCGGACGGGCCGTACGAGGTACGGGCGAGCCTGCTGACTCGGCCGGAGCTGCCGTTGCCGAACATCGGGGTGACCCTGGTGCGCCAGGACGGGAAGCTGCCCTACATCGCGTTCGGGCTGCAGGCAGACCCGGACCCTCGACGGGCGCTGCTGCGCGGTGCGGCGGAGGCGACCGCGATCCTCGGGATCGGCATGTTCAGTACGGTCTTCGACCTGCCCAACGTGCACTTCGCGCAGACGAGTTCGGCCTACACCGACCTGGACACCAACGTGCTGTGGTTCGCCGCCCCCGGGGAGGCGGAGCGCAAGCTCACCGCGGTGGAGAGCCGCGTGGACGGGCGGATCGGCTTCGCCGCGCTGCCGAGCTACGCGGACGGCGACACGGCGGCGATCCGTCGGCTGCTGGCGGACCTGGCGGGCGTCAGCGAGTTCGCGGGCTACCTGGACTTCACTCCGCCGGAGCTGGCCGACACCCCGTGGCGCGTCGTCCGGGCCGTCGTGCCGGAGCTGCTGAGCATGTGCCTGCCCGGGTTCCCCCCGAAGGGCCATCCCCGGATGCGAGAGCATGGGGGTGTGACCCATGTGGTCCCACACCCGCTCCCTTGA
- a CDS encoding CPBP family glutamic-type intramembrane protease, whose amino-acid sequence MWSHTRSLELLVLVATVAPAELIRVATAFGPAAKAGADRGGRVARRGLLGAPAAYLLVTAVALAVAADGGFVPEALTGWRTGALWLSAAAMVGAALVGAEFALGAVPRLLDGTGRPRLAVHRGGGVVGGGYAAAVLATAVAEELLYRGLWIGVLHERLRLPVGVAVVTAAVAYAVGHLFFGGLAVAQKTLSGTVFGLLMVVSGSLAVPLVAHLAQNVVVFALAVRQEHAARPAGGREVAG is encoded by the coding sequence ATGTGGTCCCACACCCGCTCCCTTGAGCTACTGGTACTGGTGGCCACCGTCGCGCCCGCCGAACTGATCCGCGTCGCGACGGCGTTCGGCCCCGCGGCGAAGGCGGGTGCGGACCGGGGGGGCCGGGTCGCCCGCCGCGGGCTGCTGGGCGCCCCGGCCGCCTACCTGTTGGTGACCGCGGTGGCCCTCGCCGTCGCGGCCGACGGCGGTTTCGTCCCGGAAGCGCTGACCGGCTGGCGGACCGGCGCGCTCTGGCTGTCGGCCGCTGCGATGGTCGGCGCGGCGCTGGTCGGCGCGGAGTTCGCACTCGGCGCGGTGCCCCGGCTGCTGGACGGAACGGGCCGGCCACGGCTCGCGGTGCACCGGGGCGGCGGCGTGGTGGGCGGCGGGTACGCGGCGGCCGTTCTGGCCACCGCGGTCGCCGAGGAGTTGCTCTACCGGGGCCTGTGGATCGGTGTCCTGCACGAGCGCCTCCGCCTGCCGGTCGGTGTCGCGGTCGTGACGGCCGCCGTGGCGTACGCGGTGGGGCACCTGTTCTTCGGCGGGCTCGCGGTGGCGCAGAAGACGCTGTCCGGAACGGTCTTCGGGCTGCTCATGGTGGTGTCGGGCAGCCTGGCGGTGCCACTGGTGGCGCACCTCGCCCAGAACGTAGTGGTCTTCGCGCTGGCCGTCCGTCAGGAGCACGCCGCCCGGCCGGCCGGTGGACGGGAGGTGGCCGGATGA
- a CDS encoding CPBP family glutamic-type intramembrane protease, whose translation MSVPAFTALTTAVVSAWLALYRLPFNDPARRRRTALWLAGRTGLRPEAAFAVFGTVVYLVLGSLALAVLLAPTPLAFHQVFDLPEPGTALALLLAVLGTSSATILCVSLLYRVVPRADVPGEIARIQWIASILALPRHYRWIVPAAAALFEEVLFRGVILLGLGALGSGPAFALAFSTCLFAAGQIALVSTRTQAYVLGTSSLVLGAVGGLLTAATGGILPALVLHMSFAGFYTNLGASPTPGARTAPGRLSL comes from the coding sequence ATGAGCGTGCCCGCCTTCACCGCGCTCACCACCGCCGTGGTCTCCGCCTGGCTGGCCCTGTACCGGCTGCCATTCAACGATCCGGCACGCCGGCGACGGACGGCACTGTGGCTCGCCGGCCGGACGGGACTGCGCCCGGAGGCGGCCTTCGCTGTGTTCGGCACCGTCGTGTACCTGGTGCTGGGCTCGCTGGCCCTGGCGGTGCTGCTCGCGCCCACACCGCTCGCGTTCCACCAGGTGTTCGACCTCCCCGAGCCCGGGACGGCGCTCGCCCTGCTCCTGGCGGTCCTCGGCACCTCCAGCGCCACCATCCTCTGCGTGTCGCTGCTCTACCGGGTCGTCCCGCGGGCGGACGTCCCCGGCGAAATCGCCCGCATCCAGTGGATCGCCTCGATCCTCGCGCTGCCCCGGCACTACCGGTGGATCGTCCCGGCGGCCGCGGCCCTGTTCGAAGAAGTGCTCTTCCGCGGGGTGATCCTGCTGGGGCTCGGGGCACTGGGAAGCGGCCCTGCCTTCGCCCTGGCGTTCAGCACCTGCCTGTTCGCGGCCGGTCAGATCGCCTTGGTCTCCACCCGTACCCAGGCGTACGTGCTGGGCACCTCCAGCCTCGTCCTCGGCGCGGTCGGCGGCTTACTGACCGCCGCCACGGGCGGGATACTGCCGGCCCTCGTTCTGCACATGTCGTTCGCCGGCTTCTACACCAACCTCGGCGCCTCCCCGACCCCAGGAGCGCGCACGGCCCCCGGGAGGCTCAGCCTGTGA
- the fdxA gene encoding ferredoxin, protein MTFVIALPCVDVKDKACIDECPVDCIYEGERMLYVHPDECIDCGACEPACPVEAIFFEDDTPQEWQDFNTVNAEFFSDLGSPGSSAKLGPIGRDHPIVAALPPQEAD, encoded by the coding sequence ATGACGTTTGTGATCGCTTTGCCCTGTGTGGATGTCAAGGACAAGGCATGCATAGATGAGTGCCCTGTCGACTGCATCTATGAGGGTGAGCGGATGCTCTACGTCCACCCGGACGAGTGCATCGACTGCGGCGCATGTGAGCCGGCGTGCCCCGTTGAAGCGATTTTCTTCGAGGACGACACCCCGCAGGAATGGCAGGACTTCAATACCGTGAACGCCGAGTTCTTCTCCGACCTCGGCTCCCCCGGCAGCAGCGCCAAGCTCGGTCCGATCGGCAGGGACCATCCGATCGTGGCGGCGCTGCCGCCTCAGGAAGCCGATTGA
- a CDS encoding ABC transporter permease produces the protein MATLWPIVRFEWRRTRRNFAPVFFALAFPVLMLCMFGGIYGNEPSEQFDGRGTVDMSVPAYLVLVVAVTGLMSFPLGLAEYRDRKVLKRFRATPVDASAFLIAQGLVNLALSLLGALLLVAAGYLFFDLNLPASPAAAAATAGALVLSALAMYALGGVVAAVARSERAAVAIANLVYFPMIFLSGATIPLQIFPDAMKTIAAALPATYAVELLQHAWLDGATDVALDLGVLAGVVVLGTATASRLFRWE, from the coding sequence ATGGCAACGCTGTGGCCGATAGTGCGGTTCGAGTGGCGTCGGACGAGGCGGAACTTCGCCCCGGTCTTCTTCGCCCTCGCCTTCCCGGTGCTGATGCTCTGCATGTTCGGCGGGATCTACGGCAACGAACCGTCCGAGCAGTTCGACGGTCGCGGGACGGTGGACATGTCGGTTCCCGCCTACCTGGTCCTGGTGGTCGCCGTCACCGGGCTGATGAGCTTTCCCCTCGGCCTCGCCGAGTACCGGGACCGCAAGGTCCTCAAGCGCTTCCGCGCGACGCCGGTCGACGCGTCCGCCTTCCTCATCGCCCAGGGGCTGGTCAACCTCGCACTGAGTCTGCTCGGCGCCCTGCTCCTGGTCGCCGCCGGGTACCTGTTCTTCGACCTCAACCTGCCGGCCTCCCCCGCGGCGGCCGCTGCGACGGCCGGGGCCCTGGTCCTCTCCGCCCTCGCGATGTACGCGCTCGGGGGTGTGGTGGCCGCGGTCGCACGGTCCGAGCGGGCAGCGGTGGCCATCGCCAACCTGGTCTACTTCCCCATGATCTTCCTGTCGGGGGCGACCATCCCCCTGCAGATATTCCCCGACGCCATGAAGACCATCGCCGCCGCGCTGCCCGCGACCTACGCAGTCGAGCTGCTCCAGCACGCCTGGCTGGACGGCGCCACCGACGTCGCCCTCGACCTGGGCGTCCTGGCCGGCGTGGTCGTCCTGGGCACGGCGACGGCCTCGCGCCTGTTCCGGTGGGAGTAG
- a CDS encoding NUDIX domain-containing protein — protein sequence MTNTPAAPAPFSRIKIRTGALVFCGDDVALIRRDRTDSTHYTPPGGNVEHGEDLTLALARELAEELGLDTAAAEGGDLMWVVDQRVTRPGPTPPPRKLHLIYRFHISPDLRKTLAEQELDELPDGSHEVGVIEWIDYRKTAELPIFPPIGPALAALADPHAAVTNAALDAVTDANYTWV from the coding sequence ATGACGAACACCCCTGCCGCACCCGCCCCGTTCTCAAGGATCAAGATCCGGACTGGGGCGCTGGTGTTCTGCGGCGACGACGTCGCCCTCATCCGCCGCGACCGCACCGACTCCACCCACTACACCCCGCCCGGCGGCAACGTCGAGCACGGCGAAGACCTCACCCTCGCCCTCGCCCGCGAGCTCGCCGAGGAACTCGGGCTGGACACGGCCGCGGCCGAGGGCGGGGACCTGATGTGGGTCGTCGACCAGCGAGTGACCCGCCCGGGCCCCACCCCGCCGCCCCGCAAGCTCCACCTGATCTACCGCTTCCACATCAGCCCCGACCTCCGCAAGACACTCGCCGAACAGGAACTGGACGAGCTCCCCGACGGCAGCCACGAGGTCGGCGTCATCGAGTGGATCGACTACCGCAAGACCGCCGAGCTGCCCATCTTCCCGCCCATCGGCCCCGCCCTCGCTGCCCTCGCCGACCCGCACGCCGCCGTCACCAACGCGGCCCTGGACGCCGTCACCGACGCGAACTACACCTGGGTGTAG
- a CDS encoding DUF6461 domain-containing protein produces the protein MSSGIQWLVDQDDWQHGVVFARGIEPQELGVRMGGTPGSVVSPITDTEAWNMVLDLATDDDDVVRVGACGGWAFAVEYGMGNGGDRLVEISRNGVEAIHLDPSPDHPPAMFSYARDGADVCSFGIGEEGWRWGEQPDLLLPELVAAGVLHPDGAYARPDGESYLDRDRHTLALIETRFGLFLPRDEVVNQRLPAFLI, from the coding sequence ATGAGTAGCGGCATTCAGTGGCTTGTGGATCAGGACGACTGGCAGCACGGCGTGGTCTTCGCGCGTGGCATCGAGCCGCAGGAACTGGGCGTGCGGATGGGCGGCACGCCGGGATCCGTCGTGTCGCCGATCACGGACACAGAGGCATGGAACATGGTTCTGGACCTTGCGACTGACGACGATGACGTTGTGCGGGTCGGTGCCTGCGGTGGCTGGGCCTTCGCCGTTGAATACGGGATGGGCAACGGGGGTGACAGGCTGGTGGAGATCTCCCGGAACGGCGTGGAAGCCATTCACCTGGATCCTTCACCGGACCATCCGCCGGCGATGTTCTCCTATGCCAGGGACGGTGCGGACGTCTGCAGTTTCGGGATCGGCGAGGAAGGCTGGCGATGGGGTGAGCAGCCGGACCTGCTGCTGCCGGAGCTGGTAGCGGCTGGCGTGCTGCACCCGGACGGCGCGTACGCACGACCGGACGGCGAGTCCTACCTCGACCGCGACCGCCACACACTGGCGCTCATAGAGACCCGATTCGGTCTGTTCCTCCCCCGCGACGAGGTCGTGAACCAGCGCCTGCCGGCCTTCCTCATCTGA